The following proteins are encoded in a genomic region of Phycisphaera sp.:
- a CDS encoding response regulator, whose product MGDPAYTILIVGTSEAEASELRQQAGQVARIACCTPERADAKADELRSSGATVVVINASDSHQASSEPEFSEMDRAYALLDAVNEGVCLLGANGSIVWANAFFRTLDPVVGERVKGAARDSLAWLLEQRDRRGRCTTRNVEIGDEDSDNWYEVVISLAQGEGASVADTRLVAVIRDVSEARRMDRKMTAIEQAGRDLVSIDPEFVRSKNAMERLSVLESRIIETAHKLLNFDHFAIRLVNEKSGKLELVISEGLSPEAAELDLYPSRQGNGIAGFVASTGVSEVSNDAAHDSRFLPCLQGASSAMVIPLRLHDRVIGVLDVESLKPGAFNEEDRRFAEHFARHLAMALRVLDLLVVERCETNATVSGRMQGELREPLDDIAEIVEQMRDATDADPNLGARLARIAGDVDSIRDRMRRVAEGPRALLGVERAMSSTESEPLIQGRRVLVADDEPAVRRVIADVLRNRGATVEVRDNGAAAIEAVRASAAAGEGFDLVISDIKMPDRNGYEVFSAARRTLPDVPVILMTGFGYDPSHSIVRASQEGLQCVLFKPFQVERLLEEIRSALEKKDEKQAEKRAQADAKDPANPQTV is encoded by the coding sequence ATGGGTGATCCAGCGTACACCATCCTGATTGTCGGCACTTCGGAGGCTGAAGCTTCCGAGCTTCGCCAGCAGGCCGGGCAAGTCGCCCGGATCGCCTGCTGCACGCCCGAGCGTGCCGACGCCAAAGCCGACGAACTCCGCTCGTCGGGCGCCACCGTTGTGGTCATCAACGCCAGCGACAGCCACCAGGCGTCGAGCGAGCCCGAATTCAGCGAGATGGACCGAGCCTACGCGCTCCTCGACGCCGTCAATGAGGGCGTCTGCCTGCTGGGTGCGAACGGCTCGATCGTCTGGGCCAACGCCTTCTTCCGCACGCTCGACCCCGTCGTGGGCGAACGCGTGAAGGGTGCCGCCCGCGACAGCCTGGCCTGGCTGCTCGAGCAACGCGACCGCCGCGGCCGCTGCACCACCCGAAACGTCGAGATCGGCGATGAAGACTCGGACAACTGGTACGAGGTCGTCATCTCCCTGGCCCAGGGCGAGGGCGCGAGCGTGGCCGACACCCGGCTGGTCGCCGTCATCCGCGACGTGTCGGAAGCCCGACGCATGGATCGCAAGATGACCGCCATCGAGCAGGCCGGCCGTGATCTGGTCTCGATCGACCCGGAATTCGTCCGCTCGAAGAACGCGATGGAACGGCTGAGCGTGCTCGAGAGCCGGATCATCGAGACGGCCCACAAGCTACTGAACTTCGACCACTTCGCCATCCGCCTGGTAAACGAAAAGTCCGGCAAGCTCGAGCTGGTCATCTCCGAGGGGCTGAGCCCCGAGGCCGCCGAACTCGACCTGTACCCCTCGCGACAGGGCAACGGCATCGCGGGCTTCGTCGCCTCCACGGGCGTGAGCGAGGTCTCGAACGACGCCGCCCACGACTCGCGTTTCCTGCCCTGCCTGCAGGGCGCCAGCAGCGCCATGGTCATCCCCCTACGGCTGCACGACCGCGTCATCGGCGTGCTCGACGTCGAATCGCTCAAGCCCGGCGCGTTCAACGAGGAAGACCGCCGCTTCGCCGAGCACTTCGCCCGCCACCTCGCGATGGCCCTTCGAGTGCTCGACCTGCTGGTGGTCGAACGCTGCGAGACCAACGCGACGGTCTCGGGCCGGATGCAGGGCGAGCTGCGCGAGCCGCTGGACGACATCGCCGAGATCGTCGAGCAGATGCGCGACGCGACCGACGCCGACCCCAACCTGGGCGCCCGCCTGGCGCGGATCGCCGGCGACGTCGACTCCATCCGCGACCGCATGCGCCGCGTGGCCGAGGGCCCCCGAGCCCTGCTGGGTGTCGAGCGTGCGATGAGCTCAACCGAGAGCGAGCCGCTCATCCAGGGCCGCCGGGTGCTGGTGGCCGACGATGAGCCGGCCGTCCGCCGCGTGATCGCCGACGTGCTCCGCAACCGCGGCGCCACGGTCGAAGTCCGCGACAACGGTGCCGCCGCCATCGAGGCCGTGCGGGCCTCCGCCGCAGCCGGCGAGGGCTTTGACTTGGTCATCAGCGACATCAAGATGCCCGACCGCAACGGGTACGAGGTCTTCTCGGCCGCCCGTCGCACGCTGCCCGACGTGCCGGTGATCCTCATGACCGGCTTCGGCTACGACCCGAGCCACAGCATCGTGCGGGCGTCGCAAGAGGGCCTCCAATGCGTGCTCTTCAAGCCCTTCCAGGTCGAGCGCCTGCTCGAAGAAATCCGCTCGGCCCTTGAAAAAAAGGACGAAAAACAAGCCGAGAAGCGGGCGCAGGCCGACGCCAAAGACCCCGCCAACCCGCAGACCGTCTGA
- a CDS encoding ABC transporter ATP-binding protein has translation MIEARNLQKSYGRVHALSGVSFDVPPGRVTGLLGANGAGKSTTIRIITGYTAPDAGWVRVGGVQASRDPIRVRQHIGYLPESAPTYGEMPVEALLSFRASLHGMRGKARKSAVDKAIDACVLQSVRRRRVGQLSKGYKQRVGLATAILHDPPVLVLDEPSNGLDPGQITETRSLIRRLAEGRTVLVSSHILPEIERTCDRVVILARGRLCAQGPLDELLARGEHELVCEARFPTEQSATEAARAVGAVEGVGAVLPREMDDGVVRWRVGFDPADIGEAELRRVLGAKLAAAGAEVRLLEREKASLETLFLKLMEHGPDAAPAGSAA, from the coding sequence ATGATCGAAGCCCGAAACCTCCAGAAGAGCTACGGCCGGGTCCACGCCCTCAGCGGCGTGAGCTTCGACGTGCCCCCGGGCCGCGTCACCGGGCTTCTGGGAGCCAATGGTGCCGGTAAGAGCACCACAATCCGAATCATCACCGGCTATACGGCTCCCGACGCCGGTTGGGTCCGTGTTGGGGGTGTCCAGGCTTCCCGCGATCCGATCAGGGTTCGCCAGCACATCGGTTATCTGCCCGAATCGGCCCCGACCTACGGCGAGATGCCGGTCGAAGCCCTGCTGAGTTTTCGGGCCTCGCTCCATGGAATGCGTGGCAAGGCGCGCAAGAGCGCGGTCGACAAGGCCATCGACGCCTGTGTGCTCCAGTCGGTCCGGCGGCGTCGGGTCGGCCAGCTCAGCAAGGGCTACAAGCAGCGGGTGGGCCTGGCGACGGCCATCCTGCACGACCCGCCGGTGCTCGTGCTCGACGAGCCCTCCAACGGTCTCGACCCGGGGCAGATCACCGAGACACGCTCGCTCATCCGGCGATTGGCCGAGGGGCGGACGGTGCTGGTGAGCAGCCACATCCTGCCCGAGATCGAGCGGACGTGCGACCGGGTGGTGATCCTGGCGCGCGGGCGGCTGTGCGCCCAGGGGCCGCTCGACGAGTTGCTGGCCCGGGGCGAGCACGAGCTGGTGTGCGAGGCAAGGTTCCCGACCGAGCAATCGGCCACCGAAGCGGCGCGCGCGGTGGGGGCGGTCGAGGGTGTCGGTGCGGTGCTGCCGCGTGAGATGGACGACGGTGTGGTGCGGTGGCGCGTGGGGTTCGATCCGGCGGACATCGGTGAAGCTGAGTTGCGAAGGGTGCTCGGTGCGAAGCTGGCGGCGGCGGGGGCCGAAGTGCGGTTGCTCGAGCGCGAGAAGGCCTCGCTGGAAACGCTGTTCCTCAAGCTCATGGAACACGGGCCTGACGCGGCCCCGGCCGGGAGCGCGGCGTGA
- a CDS encoding ABC transporter permease yields MRVLKTTWAIAMREFVALFRVPVGWLVLALYAGLWGGMFVQFVLVPGAPATMRPLFATAAWLMLPIAPAISMRLVSDELRTGSYELLATSPVSELSLALGKFVGAGLFLLALLACTLPLVGVLLVFSDPMPDPGPMLAGYLSVTLLGLLFLSVGLLASSLTASQTLSFLGAMLALFVWLLATTTGRSRAPEAVADVLAALAITDRLEGFAKGVIDTGDVGFFVVLTGWFVLAASMCLGVRRWL; encoded by the coding sequence GTGAGAGTACTAAAAACGACCTGGGCCATCGCGATGCGCGAGTTCGTGGCGCTCTTCCGCGTGCCGGTGGGCTGGCTGGTGCTCGCGCTGTACGCCGGGCTGTGGGGCGGGATGTTCGTGCAGTTCGTGCTGGTGCCCGGGGCGCCCGCGACGATGCGGCCGCTGTTCGCCACGGCGGCCTGGCTGATGCTGCCCATCGCACCGGCGATCTCGATGCGGCTGGTGAGCGATGAGCTGCGGACGGGCAGCTACGAGCTTCTGGCGACCTCGCCGGTGAGCGAGTTGTCGCTGGCGCTGGGCAAGTTCGTGGGCGCGGGGCTTTTCCTGCTGGCGCTGCTGGCCTGCACCCTGCCGCTGGTGGGGGTGCTGCTGGTCTTCAGCGATCCGATGCCCGACCCCGGGCCCATGCTGGCGGGGTACCTGAGCGTCACGCTGCTGGGGCTGCTGTTCCTGTCGGTCGGGCTGCTGGCGTCGAGCCTGACGGCAAGCCAGACGCTGAGTTTTCTTGGCGCGATGCTCGCGCTGTTCGTGTGGCTGCTGGCGACGACCACCGGCCGCTCGCGCGCACCCGAGGCGGTGGCCGACGTGCTGGCGGCCCTCGCGATTACCGATCGGCTGGAGGGGTTTGCCAAGGGCGTGATCGACACGGGCGACGTGGGCTTCTTCGTGGTGCTCACCGGCTGGTTCGTGCTGGCGGCCTCGATGTGCCTGGGCGTGCGGAGGTGGCTGTGA
- the pdhA gene encoding pyruvate dehydrogenase (acetyl-transferring) E1 component subunit alpha, with amino-acid sequence MPRKVAYKTQIEHLSILDENGKLDSKLGKDLLSDEQVQQSYEHMTICRQYDEVAFKLQRSGRMGTFPQNKGQEAAAIGSALAARKGQDWLVSAYRENAALFMHGLPMHYVLNYWMGDERGSKIPEGVKITPLSVPIGTHMLHAVGIAWAAKIRKEDSVALTYFGDGATSEGDFHEAANFAGVLGVPCIFICQNNSWAISVPREKQTASETFAQKALGYGIPTIQVDGNDLFAMYLATKEAHDRARKGEGPSFIEAVTYRLADHTTADDASRYRDSAELDAWKAKDPLIRLRKYLENKDLWSDEQQEALEAKAKAIVQEVVKTAEEMPKPDVDDIFDYTFEELPESIRVQRDTMRTTSLGQNPEQAGLNARMAH; translated from the coding sequence ATGCCCCGCAAGGTCGCCTACAAGACCCAGATCGAGCACCTGAGCATCCTCGATGAGAACGGGAAGCTCGATAGCAAGCTCGGCAAGGACCTGCTCAGCGACGAGCAGGTGCAGCAGTCGTACGAGCACATGACCATCTGCCGTCAGTACGACGAGGTGGCCTTCAAGCTCCAGCGGTCGGGTCGCATGGGCACGTTCCCCCAGAACAAGGGCCAGGAGGCCGCGGCGATTGGCTCGGCACTCGCTGCACGAAAGGGCCAAGATTGGCTCGTCTCGGCCTATCGCGAGAACGCCGCCCTGTTCATGCACGGCCTGCCCATGCACTACGTGCTCAACTACTGGATGGGCGACGAGCGCGGCAGCAAGATCCCCGAGGGCGTGAAGATCACGCCGCTGAGCGTGCCCATCGGCACGCACATGCTGCACGCGGTGGGCATCGCCTGGGCCGCCAAGATCCGCAAGGAGGACAGCGTCGCGCTGACCTACTTCGGCGACGGGGCGACCAGCGAGGGCGACTTCCACGAGGCGGCCAACTTTGCCGGCGTGCTGGGCGTGCCGTGCATCTTCATCTGCCAGAACAATTCCTGGGCCATCAGCGTGCCGCGCGAGAAGCAGACCGCGTCGGAGACCTTCGCGCAGAAGGCGCTCGGCTACGGCATCCCGACCATCCAGGTCGACGGCAACGACCTCTTCGCGATGTATCTGGCGACCAAGGAAGCCCACGATCGCGCCCGCAAGGGCGAGGGTCCATCGTTCATCGAGGCGGTGACCTACCGCCTAGCCGATCACACCACCGCCGACGACGCCAGCCGCTACCGCGACAGCGCCGAACTCGACGCGTGGAAGGCCAAGGACCCCCTCATCCGCCTGCGGAAGTACCTCGAGAACAAGGACCTGTGGAGCGACGAGCAGCAGGAAGCGCTGGAAGCCAAGGCCAAGGCCATAGTGCAAGAGGTCGTTAAGACCGCCGAGGAGATGCCCAAGCCCGACGTGGACGACATCTTCGACTACACGTTCGAGGAGTTGCCCGAGAGCATCCGCGTGCAGCGTGACACGATGCGGACGACGTCGCTGGGCCAGAACCCCGAGCAGGCCGGGCTAAACGCTCGCATGGCGCACTAA
- a CDS encoding phytanoyl-CoA dioxygenase family protein, protein MAEHAIGCWVERGVVRPEVVDRLGQTCPVVPKAGIREPFATWSDANLLLQPARSIASEVFETSARLTRAILFDKLPGRNWHLEVHQDLTIGVADRIEAAGFGPWSRKHGVWHCEAPADLLSRMLTVRVHLDDADEENGCLLVAPMPAGRTFAKLSPEELRACAERVVPVPAEAGEAVVMNPLVPHASGRNTTDRHRRVLHMEFAAGDPGGGLRWRDEAEILGQSSSMS, encoded by the coding sequence ATGGCCGAGCATGCGATCGGTTGTTGGGTCGAGCGTGGTGTGGTAAGGCCCGAAGTGGTCGACCGCTTGGGGCAGACCTGCCCCGTGGTTCCCAAAGCCGGCATCCGAGAGCCCTTCGCGACTTGGTCAGATGCGAACCTGTTGCTGCAACCCGCACGCTCGATCGCTTCTGAGGTTTTCGAGACCTCGGCTCGTTTGACGCGAGCCATCCTTTTCGACAAACTGCCGGGACGAAACTGGCATCTCGAAGTGCACCAGGACCTGACCATCGGTGTGGCCGATCGGATCGAAGCCGCTGGCTTCGGGCCCTGGTCGCGCAAGCATGGCGTATGGCACTGTGAGGCCCCGGCAGACTTGTTGAGCCGTATGTTGACGGTTCGTGTACACCTAGACGATGCGGATGAAGAGAACGGCTGCCTCTTGGTCGCGCCGATGCCAGCGGGCCGCACGTTCGCGAAGCTCTCGCCCGAAGAACTCCGGGCGTGCGCCGAACGAGTGGTACCCGTACCCGCCGAGGCCGGCGAGGCGGTTGTCATGAACCCGCTGGTGCCCCACGCCTCGGGCCGAAACACCACCGACCGCCACCGCCGCGTGCTGCACATGGAGTTCGCGGCCGGGGATCCTGGTGGCGGGCTGCGGTGGCGTGACGAGGCCGAGATCCTGGGTCAGTCTTCGTCGATGTCGTAG
- a CDS encoding alpha-ketoacid dehydrogenase subunit beta, producing the protein MAELNLVQAINLALAQEMERDDRVMVLGEDVGLNGGVFRVTDGLQKRFGEDRVVDTPLAESGILGTSIGLAINGMRPVPEIQFEGFLGPAYDQIVHHAGRMRTRTRGAVTVPLTVRVPVGGGIHAPELHSDSPEAIYSHHVGLKVVMPSTPYDAKGLLLAAIRDPDPVMFFEPKRVYRSYKEQVPEDDYTVEIGKAKIVSEGDDVTVITWGATVFQALAALDELPEDVSVELIDMRTIYPMDEDTIVESVMKTGRCVIAHEAPRTAGMGAEIATILQEKCFLHLEAPVQRVTGFDTVMPYYKLENHYLPEAPRIKEAIEQVLAY; encoded by the coding sequence ATGGCTGAACTCAACCTCGTCCAAGCCATCAACCTCGCCCTCGCCCAGGAAATGGAGCGCGACGATCGCGTCATGGTCCTGGGCGAAGACGTCGGCCTCAACGGCGGCGTCTTCCGCGTGACCGACGGCCTCCAGAAGCGCTTCGGCGAGGACCGCGTCGTCGACACGCCCCTCGCGGAATCGGGCATCCTGGGCACCTCCATCGGCCTTGCGATCAACGGCATGCGGCCAGTGCCCGAGATCCAGTTCGAGGGTTTTCTCGGGCCGGCGTACGACCAGATCGTCCACCATGCCGGGCGCATGCGCACCCGCACGCGTGGAGCCGTGACCGTGCCGTTGACGGTTCGTGTGCCCGTGGGCGGCGGCATCCACGCGCCCGAGTTGCACAGCGACAGCCCCGAGGCGATCTACAGCCACCACGTCGGCCTCAAGGTCGTCATGCCAAGCACGCCCTACGACGCCAAGGGGCTGCTGCTGGCCGCCATCCGCGACCCCGATCCGGTGATGTTCTTCGAGCCCAAGCGCGTGTACCGCAGCTACAAAGAACAAGTGCCCGAGGACGACTACACCGTCGAGATCGGCAAGGCCAAGATCGTCAGCGAGGGCGACGACGTCACCGTCATCACCTGGGGTGCCACCGTGTTCCAGGCGCTCGCCGCCCTCGACGAGCTGCCCGAGGACGTCAGCGTCGAACTGATCGACATGCGGACCATCTACCCGATGGACGAGGACACGATCGTCGAGAGCGTCATGAAGACCGGCCGCTGCGTCATCGCCCACGAGGCACCGCGCACGGCCGGCATGGGCGCCGAGATCGCGACCATCCTGCAGGAGAAGTGCTTCCTGCACCTGGAGGCCCCCGTCCAACGCGTGACCGGCTTCGACACCGTCATGCCGTATTACAAGCTCGAAAACCACTACCTGCCCGAGGCGCCCCGCATCAAGGAGGCGATCGAGCAGGTGCTGGCGTACTGA
- a CDS encoding thioredoxin domain-containing protein encodes MTPTRPTPRTLAATLLLAAALGLGACSSTGTTEMMTSADQRQLEAAAGGASVVAVAMTADWCGPCKTLEPKFNEAMTSLPYNSVRVIRADYTDRGNPEARATLRDAGLDSLERSNGGTTAVIYLLDADTGAVLGDIRGASLSAGEIRERLNDAIAAAS; translated from the coding sequence ATGACCCCCACACGCCCAACCCCCCGCACCCTCGCCGCCACCCTCCTGCTCGCCGCCGCCCTTGGCCTCGGGGCGTGCTCGTCCACGGGCACCACCGAGATGATGACCAGCGCCGACCAGCGTCAGTTGGAAGCCGCCGCCGGAGGCGCGTCGGTCGTCGCCGTGGCCATGACCGCCGACTGGTGCGGCCCGTGCAAGACGCTCGAGCCCAAGTTCAACGAGGCCATGACCTCGCTGCCCTACAACAGCGTCCGCGTCATCCGCGCCGACTACACCGACCGCGGCAACCCCGAGGCCCGCGCCACCCTGCGCGACGCCGGCCTGGACAGCCTCGAGCGGTCCAATGGCGGAACCACCGCCGTCATCTACCTGCTCGACGCCGACACGGGCGCCGTCCTGGGCGACATCCGCGGCGCCAGCCTGAGCGCCGGCGAGATCCGCGAACGCCTGAACGACGCCATCGCCGCCGCCAGCTAG
- the rho gene encoding transcription termination factor Rho, translated as MSISDLQKMELDKLKKLAKKDGLEDYDGLTKQDLIFKLLKLRAASQGLLVGDGTLEIMSDGFGFLRSAEQSYLPGPDDIYVSPSQIRRFGLRKGMIVRGLIRPPRESERYFALLRVDEVNGREPAAAHKLKLYEDLTPLHPEERFHLETDASVIETRIMDLVAPLGKGQRALIVAPPRTGKTVLMQKMTQAITANHPKVKIIVLLVDERPEEVTDFRRNTSPDVEVVASTFDEPATRHVQVCDMVIEKAKRMVEFGDDVVILLDSITRMARAYNAEQPHSGKIMSGGIDANALQRPKKFFGAARAIENGGSLTIIGTALVDTGSRMDEVIFEEFKGTGNSELHLDRKLVEKRVWPAIDVGASGTRREELLLDPKELELTYKLRKVLSDMNVVEGMELILNRLKKTKTNAEFLMTMQLG; from the coding sequence CTGAGCATCAGCGACCTCCAGAAGATGGAGCTCGATAAGCTCAAGAAGCTCGCCAAGAAGGACGGCCTCGAGGACTACGACGGCCTTACGAAACAAGACCTCATCTTCAAGCTCCTCAAGCTCCGCGCCGCCAGCCAGGGCCTGCTCGTGGGCGACGGCACCCTCGAGATCATGTCCGACGGCTTCGGCTTCCTGCGGAGCGCCGAGCAGAGCTACCTGCCCGGTCCGGATGACATCTACGTGAGCCCGAGCCAGATCCGCCGCTTCGGCCTGCGCAAGGGCATGATCGTCCGCGGGCTGATCCGCCCGCCGCGCGAGAGCGAACGCTACTTCGCGCTGCTCCGCGTCGACGAGGTCAACGGCCGTGAGCCCGCCGCCGCCCACAAGCTCAAGCTCTACGAAGACCTCACGCCCCTGCACCCCGAGGAGCGATTCCACCTGGAGACCGACGCCAGCGTCATCGAGACGCGCATCATGGACCTGGTGGCCCCGCTGGGCAAGGGCCAGCGTGCCCTCATCGTCGCCCCGCCGCGCACGGGCAAGACGGTGCTGATGCAGAAGATGACCCAGGCCATCACCGCCAACCACCCCAAGGTCAAGATCATCGTCCTGCTGGTCGACGAGCGGCCCGAGGAGGTCACCGACTTCCGCCGCAACACCAGCCCCGACGTCGAGGTGGTCGCCAGCACCTTCGACGAGCCGGCCACCCGCCACGTGCAGGTGTGCGACATGGTCATCGAGAAGGCCAAGCGCATGGTCGAGTTCGGCGACGACGTTGTCATCCTGCTCGACTCGATCACCCGCATGGCCCGCGCGTACAACGCCGAGCAGCCCCACAGCGGCAAGATCATGTCCGGCGGCATCGACGCCAACGCCCTGCAACGCCCCAAGAAGTTCTTCGGCGCCGCCCGTGCCATCGAGAACGGCGGCAGCCTGACCATCATCGGCACCGCGCTCGTCGACACAGGCAGCCGCATGGACGAGGTCATCTTCGAGGAGTTCAAGGGCACGGGCAACAGCGAACTGCACCTCGACCGCAAGCTCGTCGAGAAGCGCGTCTGGCCCGCAATCGACGTCGGCGCCAGCGGCACCCGTCGCGAGGAACTCCTGCTCGACCCCAAGGAACTCGAGCTGACCTACAAGCTCCGCAAGGTCTTGAGCGACATGAACGTCGTCGAGGGCATGGAGCTGATCCTCAACCGGCTCAAGAAGACCAAGACGAACGCGGAATTCTTGATGACGATGCAGTTGGGTTAA
- the coaE gene encoding dephospho-CoA kinase (Dephospho-CoA kinase (CoaE) performs the final step in coenzyme A biosynthesis.), producing MASSFLILGLAGGVGSGKSAVAAILGELGFVVSDSDAGARAVLERPDVIKQLVQAFGENMLDAEGKPDRRAIADAVFGDDAKRKALEGIVHPRLHEERAELIGAARAKNAAGVVIDAPLLFEAGVDAECDAVIFVDTPRDIRLGRVVEGRGWSEAELDRREAAQMPLNQKRERSDAVVSNDGDLAALRAQVMSALEAIEHAQSCE from the coding sequence ATGGCAAGCAGCTTTCTTATCCTCGGCTTGGCCGGCGGCGTCGGCAGCGGCAAGAGCGCCGTGGCGGCCATCCTGGGCGAGCTGGGCTTCGTTGTCAGCGACTCGGACGCCGGGGCGCGGGCCGTCCTCGAACGGCCCGATGTGATCAAGCAACTGGTGCAAGCCTTCGGCGAGAACATGCTCGACGCCGAAGGCAAACCCGATCGCAGGGCCATCGCCGACGCGGTCTTCGGCGATGACGCCAAACGCAAGGCGCTCGAAGGCATCGTCCACCCCCGGCTGCACGAGGAACGCGCCGAGTTGATCGGGGCTGCGCGAGCAAAGAACGCCGCGGGCGTGGTCATCGACGCCCCGCTGCTGTTCGAGGCCGGCGTCGACGCCGAGTGCGACGCGGTGATCTTCGTGGACACGCCCCGAGACATCAGGCTGGGGCGGGTGGTCGAGGGCCGGGGCTGGAGCGAGGCCGAACTTGACCGCCGCGAGGCCGCCCAAATGCCCCTAAACCAGAAGCGGGAGCGCAGCGACGCCGTGGTCTCGAACGACGGCGACCTGGCCGCCCTGCGGGCCCAGGTCATGTCGGCCCTGGAGGCCATCGAGCACGCCCAGAGCTGCGAATAG
- a CDS encoding 2-oxo acid dehydrogenase subunit E2 encodes MAGKVSSDPNIFLLPDIGEGLQEAEVIKWLVKEGDTVEEQQSLAEVETDKALTEIPSPRAGTIKTLHGKDGDVMKVGEPFVSYEGGSAAGAKSSNDKPSRTDHAAAAPDAPAAREDDGTVVGKMSADTPGLTRQEGKALATPAVRRKAREAGIDINAVPGTGIGGRVLEKDLKAFTDSGGATKKPAAAPSSNQNAGTTRKPMPRPQQPQQQQPQYQQQPQYQQQPMGYGMPQMQGQMPMGMPMMMVPVPMMMPYGMMGGMGGGGVPMAPGYVPASARPIPDPAQQSKASSGDSSTAFRGVRRTIASKLRESVDTAVHFTVMDEADVTDLDGLRRQLAEQGTKLSFLPFVAAAVCKAIAPRAGGRFGALNARVEGSGDSQEIVEHHACHLGIATDTDAGLMVPVIKGADQLDVPSMSDAIANAANGARTRSAAREDLSGSTFTISNVGSHAGMFATPVINAPEVGILAVGKVYDAVVVRDGQAVVGKKMPLSLACDHRVVDGATAALCLAEIVKLLQEPGSIG; translated from the coding sequence ATGGCCGGCAAAGTTTCAAGCGATCCCAACATCTTCCTCCTGCCCGACATCGGCGAGGGCCTCCAGGAGGCCGAGGTCATCAAGTGGCTGGTCAAGGAAGGCGACACCGTCGAGGAGCAGCAGTCGCTCGCCGAGGTCGAGACCGACAAGGCCCTCACCGAGATCCCCTCGCCACGCGCCGGGACCATCAAGACCCTGCACGGCAAGGACGGCGACGTGATGAAAGTGGGCGAGCCCTTCGTGAGCTACGAGGGCGGGAGCGCCGCCGGCGCTAAGTCGTCCAACGACAAGCCCAGCCGGACCGACCACGCCGCGGCTGCTCCCGATGCCCCGGCCGCGCGCGAGGATGATGGCACCGTCGTCGGCAAGATGAGCGCCGACACGCCCGGCCTGACACGCCAGGAGGGCAAGGCCCTGGCCACCCCGGCCGTGCGTCGCAAGGCACGCGAGGCGGGCATCGACATCAACGCCGTGCCGGGCACCGGCATCGGCGGCCGCGTGCTCGAGAAGGACCTCAAGGCCTTCACCGACTCGGGCGGTGCGACCAAGAAGCCCGCCGCCGCGCCGTCAAGCAACCAGAACGCCGGCACGACGCGCAAGCCCATGCCGCGCCCCCAGCAGCCGCAACAACAGCAGCCGCAGTACCAACAACAGCCGCAATACCAGCAGCAACCGATGGGCTACGGCATGCCCCAGATGCAGGGCCAGATGCCGATGGGCATGCCCATGATGATGGTGCCCGTGCCCATGATGATGCCCTACGGCATGATGGGCGGCATGGGCGGTGGCGGCGTGCCGATGGCTCCCGGTTACGTGCCCGCGAGCGCACGGCCGATTCCCGATCCGGCCCAGCAGAGCAAGGCCAGCAGCGGCGATTCCAGCACCGCCTTCCGCGGCGTGCGCCGGACCATCGCCAGCAAGCTGCGCGAGAGCGTCGACACCGCCGTGCACTTCACCGTGATGGACGAGGCCGACGTGACCGACCTGGACGGCCTCCGCCGGCAGCTCGCCGAGCAAGGCACCAAGCTCAGCTTCCTCCCCTTCGTCGCCGCGGCGGTGTGCAAGGCGATCGCGCCGCGCGCCGGTGGCCGCTTCGGCGCGCTCAACGCCCGCGTCGAGGGCTCGGGCGATAGCCAGGAGATCGTCGAGCACCACGCCTGCCACCTGGGCATCGCCACCGACACCGACGCGGGGCTCATGGTGCCAGTCATCAAGGGCGCCGACCAGCTCGACGTGCCCAGCATGAGCGATGCCATCGCCAACGCCGCCAACGGCGCCCGCACCCGCAGCGCCGCCCGCGAAGACCTCTCCGGCTCCACCTTCACCATCAGCAACGTCGGCAGCCATGCGGGCATGTTCGCCACGCCGGTGATCAATGCTCCTGAAGTGGGCATCCTCGCCGTCGGCAAGGTCTACGACGCCGTGGTCGTGCGTGACGGGCAGGCCGTCGTCGGCAAGAAGATGCCCCTGAGCCTGGCTTGCGACCACCGCGTCGTCGACGGCGCGACGGCGGCGCTGTGTTTGGCGGAGATCGTGAAGCTGTTGCAGGAGCCGGGGTCGATCGGCTGA